In the genome of Microbacterium paraoxydans, the window CGTAGCCGGACGTGTTGAAGGTGCCTGAGGACGGCGCGGACGCTGAGGCGGACGCGGTGGCAGCAGCGGCACGGGCCGCGGCGGCGGCCGCTTCTTCTGCCTTCTTCTTCTCGATCTCCTCCGGCGTGGTCGCGCTGAAGGCGCCACGGACGAGCGGAGCCGCCGTGGCCTCCGATGCGACGACGAGCGACTGAGCGTCGACCGCGGCGAGCTGCTGCACGGTCTGCGCCGTGGCGTCCGTCGGCTTCGAGGCCGCGTAGGCGGGGAGCGCGACGGCGGCGACGAGAGCACCGACGGCACCGAAGATCGCCACCGACCGGAGAGGGGCTGCGATCTTCCGAGCACTGACCCTGGCACCGGTGCGCCGGGCGGGTACTCGATCTTCAGATGTCTTCGCGGTCGGTTCGATGTCTGCGGCCAAAACGTGGTCCTCCTGAGCCTTCGCACCTCGGGTGGCGCTGGCTCGTCGGCCTCTGCCCGAGGGCAGAGATGCACTGCTCGGGTTCGAGCGCATCCCTCTCGGGAAGACGACGAGCCGGAAGGCGGATCTTCGCGGTTCGCCCCCAGCGGGCTTCTTCGCTGAGGACCTGACCGAGGTTACCGGAAGATAACGATCATGTCACCCTGGGAAACTGACAATCCTCGGTGAGGGTTTTCAGGCCGGTTCGCCGACGAGGAAGATGTGCGAGGCCAGCTCCACCGGAAGCTCCAGGCCCTCCTCCTTGCCGTCCATCTGGATGAGCACGTAGCCCTCGTTGAAGCGGAAGTCTCCGCGCGCACCCGGGACGACGCCCGCGTCACGCAGCTGCTCCAGCAGTTCGGGGTCGACCTGGGCCGGCTCGGCGAGACGGCGGACGGTCCCCTCGACCGGCTCGCCCGCGGCATTCAGCCGCTGCACGAGGCCGATGACACCCTCGTCGAAGGTGCGGGCGGGAAGGTCGCCGAGCTGGTCGAGGCCCGGGATCGGGTTGCCGTACGGCGACTCGGTGGGGTGACCGAGCAGCTCGACGAGACGGCGCTCGACCTGCTCGCTCATGACGTGCTCCCAGCGACAGGCCTCCTCGTGGACGAACGCCCAGTCCAGCCCGATCACGTCGGACAGCAGGCGCTCGGCGAGGCGATGCTTGCGCATGACGTCGACGGCCTTGCGACGTCCGGCGTCGGTGAGCTCGAGCGTGCGGTCTTCGGACACCACGACGAGGCCGTCCCGTTCCATGCGTCCGACGGTCTGCGAGACGGTGGGACCGGAGTGGCCGAGGCGCTCCGAGATGCGCGCCCGCAGCGGCACGATGTTCTCCTCCTCGAGCTCGAGGATGGTGCGGAGATACATCTCCGTGGTGTCGATCAGATCCGTCATGTGGCCCTCCGAAAGTTCTTAGGCAAGCCTACATTCCTCCGGCGACATCGGACGGGGCGGGGGCGGGAGGGACGGCGGCGCGATCCCCCTAGAATCTAGCCATGGCGATCGAGATTCCCCGTGACCTCCTGCCCACCGACGGCCGCTTCGGCTGCGGACCCTCGAAGGTGCGCGGCGCGCAGCTCGAGGCGCTCGTCACGACGGGAGCCTCGATCCTGGGCACATCGCATCGCCAAGCGCCCGTGAAGAACCTCGTCGGCAGCGTCCGCGAGCAGCTGGCCGCTCTCTTCCGCCTCCCGGAGGGATACGAGATCATCCTCGGCAACGGCGGCTCGACGGCGTTCTGGGACGCCGCGGCCTTCGGTCTCATCGAGCGTCGCAGCCAGAACCTCGTGTTCGGCGAGTTCGGAGGCAAGTTCGCCAAGGCCGCCGCCGCTCCCTGGCTGGAGGCTCCCGACGTCCGCTCCGCCGAGCCCGGGTCGCGCAGCGCCGCCGAGCTCGTCGAGGGTGTGGACGTGTACGCCTGGCCGCACAACGAGACCTCCACCGGCGTGGCCGCGCCGATCGAGCGCGTCCACGCGGAAGGAGCGCTCACCGTGATCGACGCGACGAGCGCCGCGGGCGGCATCGACCTCGACATGGCGCAGGCCGACGTCTACTACTTCGCCCCGCAGAAGAACCTCGGCTCCGACGGCGGACTCTGGTTCGCCGCGGTCTCCCCCGCCGCGATCGACCGCATCGAGCGGATCGCCGCCTCGGGGCGGTACATCCCGGAGTTCCTGAGCCTGAAGCATGCGGTGGACAACTCGCGGCTCAACCAGACGCTCAACACACCCGCTCTGACGACGCTGCTGCTCCTGGACGACCAGCTGCGGTGGATCCTCGACAACGGCGGGCTCTCGTGGGCTGCGGCACGGACGGCGGAGTCGTCGTCGGTGCTCTACGACTGGGCGGAGGCGTCCGCCGTGGCGACGCCCTTCGTCAGCGACCCGGCGCACCGCTCGCCCGTGGTGGCGACCATCGACTTCGACGAGAGCGTCGACGCCGCGGCGATCGCGAAAACGCTGCGCGCCAACGGCATCGTCGACACCGAGCCGTACCGCAAGCTCGGCCGCAACCAGCTGCGGGTAGCGACCTTCGTCTCGATCGAGCCGGACGACGTGCGTCAGCTCATCCGGGCCATCGACTTCGTGCAGGAGAACATGGGCGGCTGACCGCCCGGCTCACTCCTCTTCGTCGCCGGCGTCCGCATCGCGGGCGTCGGCGTCGTCGTCTTCGGAGTCCTCTGCCTCGTCGTCCTCGTCGACGTCGTCGCCGGACGCGTCCTCCTCATCGGAGTCGTCGAGCTCGTCGATGTCCACGCCGTCGAGATCGCCGGCGTGGAGGATGTCCGAGCCATCCTCATCGAGCTCGTCATCGTCGATGCCGTCGTCGAGGTCGCCGTCCTCGTCGTCCCCGTCAGCGTCCTCGTCCTCACCGCCGGCTGCCGCGGCCTCGGCCAGCTCGGCCTGGTGCGCACGGTACTCGGCGAGGCGCTCCGCCCACGGGACCCATTCCGGGGCCAGGAGCGCTCCGTCGCC includes:
- a CDS encoding metal-dependent transcriptional regulator, which produces MTDLIDTTEMYLRTILELEEENIVPLRARISERLGHSGPTVSQTVGRMERDGLVVVSEDRTLELTDAGRRKAVDVMRKHRLAERLLSDVIGLDWAFVHEEACRWEHVMSEQVERRLVELLGHPTESPYGNPIPGLDQLGDLPARTFDEGVIGLVQRLNAAGEPVEGTVRRLAEPAQVDPELLEQLRDAGVVPGARGDFRFNEGYVLIQMDGKEEGLELPVELASHIFLVGEPA
- a CDS encoding DUF3027 domain-containing protein; translated protein: MTSKPDADARLIEAHDLALSALREITPAATIGPAAGFTPEDDGSVSLRFENRLPGYPGWYWTVTVARVDDEEPTVLEVELLPGDGALLAPEWVPWAERLAEYRAHQAELAEAAAAGGEDEDADGDDEDGDLDDGIDDDELDEDGSDILHAGDLDGVDIDELDDSDEEDASGDDVDEDDEAEDSEDDDADARDADAGDEEE
- the serC gene encoding phosphoserine transaminase, with protein sequence MAIEIPRDLLPTDGRFGCGPSKVRGAQLEALVTTGASILGTSHRQAPVKNLVGSVREQLAALFRLPEGYEIILGNGGSTAFWDAAAFGLIERRSQNLVFGEFGGKFAKAAAAPWLEAPDVRSAEPGSRSAAELVEGVDVYAWPHNETSTGVAAPIERVHAEGALTVIDATSAAGGIDLDMAQADVYYFAPQKNLGSDGGLWFAAVSPAAIDRIERIAASGRYIPEFLSLKHAVDNSRLNQTLNTPALTTLLLLDDQLRWILDNGGLSWAAARTAESSSVLYDWAEASAVATPFVSDPAHRSPVVATIDFDESVDAAAIAKTLRANGIVDTEPYRKLGRNQLRVATFVSIEPDDVRQLIRAIDFVQENMGG